A genome region from Pygocentrus nattereri isolate fPygNat1 chromosome 6, fPygNat1.pri, whole genome shotgun sequence includes the following:
- the LOC108415938 gene encoding PR domain zinc finger protein 5-like yields MVSDVAAIQQGIDGTVLGIYTTRVEGAENFGPFTGEKRMPSDLDENMDPRLMWEVRGNRGDVLYVLDARNPRHANWLRFVHQAPSQERKNLAAIQEGENIFYLAVDDIETDTELLIGYMDSDMEEEEEVEEEDEIIKDEDENSKEAKLLSTEIEAVIKKVDHACLLCDSSFPSEEVLAEHLQKLHQRGRAEEKEFKCGNCGKEFPIKQALQRHVLHCTESPTLTGDASKVHQCSLCHSSFSSESSFEQHKVACKADARFICKAESCGKRFKSKDALKKHKGNVHTGSARRKLICTICNKKCSSSVNLQEHRKVHEIFDCPACDKKFISTSQLKRHMITHSEERPYTCEICNRSFKRLDQVTAHKIIHSEDKPYKCKLCWKAFAHHNIYKNHKKTHSEERPFQCEECKALFRTLFSLQRHLLIHNSERTFKCDQCDATFKRKDTLNLHIQAVHDGHKKYKCDLCEKAFATNSVLKSHKKTHTGEKEKICPYCGQKFASNGTLRVHIRSHTGERPYQCPYCDKAFSKNNGLKMHIRTHTREKPYKCSECNKAYRQKRCLDEHRYTHTGEKPFQCDVCDVSFSLKKMLIRHKLTHNPNRPMAECSLCHKKFTRNDYLKVHMENVHGKTEG; encoded by the exons ATG gTTTCTGATGTGGCCGCTATTCAGCAGGGAATTGACGGGACTGTCTTGGGCATCTATACAACCAGAGTCGAGGGAGCTGAA AACTTTGGTCCGTTTACTGGGGAGAAGAGAATGCCCAGTGATTTGGATGAGAACATGGACCCCAGGCTGATGTGGGAGGTTCGAGGGAACAGAGGTGACGTGCTGTACGTACTGGACGCCAGAAACCCCCGGCACGCGAACTGGCTCCGCTTCGTGCACCAGGCCCCATCTCAGGAGCGGAAGAACCTGGCTGCCATCCAGGAGGGGGAGAACATCTTTTATCTGGCTGTGGATGACATCGAGACAGACACGGAGCTCTTGATTGGCTATATGGATAGTGAcatggaggaggaagaggaggttGAGGAAGAAGATGAGATCATCAAAGACGAAGACGAGAACAGCAAAGAGGCCAAGCTCCTCAGCACAGAGATAGAGGCAGTAATAAAGAAGGTGGATCACGCATGCCTGCTGTGTGACAGCAGTTTCCCCAGTGAGGAAGTTCTGGCTGAACACCTGCAGAAACTGCACCAAAGAGGCAGAGCAGAGGAAAAGGAGTTCAAGTGTGGCAACTGTGGCAAAGAGTTCCCCATCAAACAAGCACTCCAGCGCCACGTTCTCCACTGCACAGAGAGTCCGACTTTGACAGGAGATGCGTCTAAAGTTCACCAGTGTTCTCTCTGCCACAGCTCATTCTCCTCTGAGTCTAGCTTTGAGCAGCATAAGGTAGCATGTAAAGCAGATGCCAGATTCATCTGTAAGGCAGAGAGCTGTGGAAAGAGATTCAAGAGCAAAGATGctctgaaaaaacacaaaggcaACGTTCACACAGGTAGTGCACGCAGGAAGCTCATATGCACCATCTGCAATAAGAAATGCTCATCCTCAGTCAACCTGCAGGAGCATCGCAAGGTCCATGAGATATTTGACTGTCCTGCCTGTGACAAGAAATTCATCTCAACCAGTCAGCTGAAACGGCATATGATCACACATTCAGAGGAACGTCCCTACACTTGCGAGATCTGCAATCGCAGCTTTAAGCGCTTGGACCAGGTTACAGCTCACAAGATCATTCACAGTGAAGACAAACCATATAAGTGTAAGCTGTGTTGGAAAGCATTTGCCCACCACAACATCTACAAGAATCACAAAAAGACTCACTCAGAGGAGAGGCCTTTCCAGTGTGAGGAGTGTAAGGCCCTATTCCGCACTCTATTCTCCCTACAGCGCCATCTCCTCATCCACAACAGTGAGAGGACGTTCAAGTGTGACCAGTGTGACGCCACGTTTAAGCGCAAGGACACACTGAACTTGCACATTCAGGCCGTACACGACGGACACAAAAAATACAAGTGTGACCTGTGCGAGAAAGCCTTCGCCACTAACTCCGTACTCAAGAGCCACAAGAAGacacacacaggagagaaggagaaaatttGTCCCTACTGTGGTCAGAAATTTGCTAGCAACGGAACTCTGAGAGTGCATATCCGCAGCCACACAGGTGAACGCCCTTATCAGTGCCCTTACTGTGACAAGGCCTTCAGCAAGAATAATGGGTTGAAGATGCACATCCGCACACACACTCGGGAGAAGCCATATAAATGCAGTGAGTGTAACAAGGCCTACCGTCAGAAGCGATGTCTGGATGAGCACAGGTATACACACACCGGAGAGAAGCCCTTCCAGTGTGACGTTTGTGACGTGTCATTCAGTCTGAAGAAAATGTTGATCAGACACAAGCTCACCCACAACCCCAACCGGCCAATGGCAGAGTGCTCACTCTGCCACAAGAAGTTCACCCGCAATGACTACCTCAAAGTGCACATGGAAAATGTCCATGGAAAAACAGAAGGGTAG